One segment of Nothobranchius furzeri strain GRZ-AD chromosome 13, NfurGRZ-RIMD1, whole genome shotgun sequence DNA contains the following:
- the glb1l2 gene encoding beta-galactosidase-1-like protein 2 isoform X2 yields MHRVEGLRADSSQFTLEKRPLRILGGSVHYFRVPRAYWEDRLLKMKACGLNTLTTYVPWNLHEPERGRFDFEDQLDLEAYLRLAASLGLWVILRPGPYICAEWDLGGLPSWLLRDEKMKLRTTYSGFTDAASSFFDQLIRRVVPLQYSQGGPIIAVQVENEYGSYAEDDKYMPFIKEALLSRGITELLLTSDNRNGLKLGAVKGALETLNFQKLDLDVIKYLDEIQPQKPKMVMEYWSGWFDLWGGLHHVYTSEDMIPVVTEILKLDLSINLYMFHGGTNFGFMNGALAVGIPAPKPVITSYDYDAPLSEAGDYTTKYHLLRNLFSRYHTQPLPELPALREKRAYLPVIIQQHLSLWNSLHLTQKPLKSEKPLNMENLPVNNNNGQSYGYTLYETTITGGGLLNSKNNIKDRALVFVDKQFVGVLDYNVQELAVPDGKGRRTLSFLVENCGRVNYGKTLDEQRKGLVGDIELNAHVLRGFTIHSLEMKPSFVNRLETSGHWASVPQRPSFPAFFLARLYVNSSPKDTFIKLPGWSKGVVFLNGKNLGRYWSVGPQQTLYVPGPWLHRGDNQVIVFEEQETDGKIQFTSSPDYGMTVDVQ; encoded by the exons ATGCACCGTGTAGAGGGTCTGAGGGCCGACTCGTCTCAGTTCACCTTAGAGAAGAGACCGTTACGGATCCTGGGAGGCTCTGTGCATTACTTCAGAGTTCCCAGAGCCTACTGGGAGGACCGACTGCTGAAGATGAAGGCATGTGGCCTCAATACTCTCACCAC GTATGTGCCGTGGAACCTGCACGAGCCAGAGCGAGGGCGGTTTGACTTTGAGGATCAGCTGGATTTAGA GGCTTACCTTCGCCTTGCAGCCAGCTTGGGACTCTGGGTGATTTTGCGTCCTGGACCGTACATCTGTGCTGAATGGGATTTAGGTGGACTACCAAG CTGGCTGCTGCGAGATGAGAAGATGAAACTTAGAACGACCTACTCCGGCTTCACCGATGCGGCCAGCTCCTTCTTTGATCAGCTCATCAGGAGAGTTGTTCCTCTTCAG TACTCCCAGGGCGGCCCCATCATAGCAGTTCAAGTGGAGAACGAATATGGCTCCTATGCTGAAGATGACAAGTACATGCCTTTCATCAAAGAG GCGCTGCTGTCCAGAGGAATCACAGAGCTGCTTCTGACCTCTGACAACAGAAACGGGCTAAAGCTCGGAGCAGTGAAAGGAG CACTGGAAACACTCAATTTTCAGAAACTGGACTTGGATGTCATCAAGTATCTGGATGAAATTCAG CCTCAGAAACCCAAGATGGTGATGGAGTACTGGTCTGGCTGGTTTGATCTCTGGGGTGGCCTTCATCACGTTTACACTTCTGAGG ACATGATACCAGTGGTCACCGAGATTCTGAAGCTGGACTTGTCCATCAATCTCTACATGTTTCATGGAGGGACCAATTTTGGCTTCATGAATGGTGCACTAGCTGTTGGAATACCAGCGCCTAAACCTGTGATAACAAGCTACG ATTACGATGCTCCATTATCCGAGGCTGGGGATTACACCACCAAGTATCATCTTCTGAGGAATTTATTCAGCCGCTACCACA CTCAGCCTCTCCCTGAACTGCCTGCTCTACGAGAGAAGAGAGCatatctgccggtcatcatccagCAGCACCTGTCTCTGTGGAACAGTCTGCATCTAACTCAAAAG CCCTTGAAATCTGAGAAGCCACTGAACATGGAGAACCTCCCTGTGAACAATAACAACGGTCAGTCTTATGGCTACACACTGTATGAGACCACCATCACCGGCGGAGGATTGCTCAACTCAAAGAACAACATCAAAGACAGAGCACTG GTTTTCGTTGACAAACAATTCGTTGGTGTTTTGGACTATAACGTGCAGGAACTTGCAGTACCTGATGGGAAG ggaaggagaactctgAGTTTTCTGGTGGAGAACTGTGGGAGGGTAAATTATGGGAAAACTCTGGATGAGCAACGCAAAG GTCTCGTTGGAGATATTGAGTTGAACGCACACGTCCTTCGAGGCTTCACTATTCATAGTCTAGAGATGAAGCCCAGCTTTGTAAACAG ACTTGAGACTTCAGGACACTGGGCATCTGTTCCCCAGCGGCCCTCCTTTCCAGCCTTTTTTCTGGCCAGACTTTATGTGAACAGCTCTCCTAAAGACACCTTCATCAAACTCCCT GGCTGGAGCAAGGGCGTTGTGTTTCTAAATGGCAAGAACCTGGGACGCTACtggtctgttggtcctcaacaaaCTCTATATGTTCCTGGTCCCTGGCTTCACAGAGGAGACAATCAG GTCATAGTGTTCGAAGAGCAGGAAACTGATGGTAAAATCCAGTTCACCAGCAGCCCTGACTATGGTATGACGGTAGATGTCCAGTGA
- the glb1l2 gene encoding beta-galactosidase-1-like protein 2 isoform X1, with product MSFSSMEHSSVLGVRLSLKQRYFLLILIAAAVIITYQFSRSHPEVVRMHRVEGLRADSSQFTLEKRPLRILGGSVHYFRVPRAYWEDRLLKMKACGLNTLTTYVPWNLHEPERGRFDFEDQLDLEAYLRLAASLGLWVILRPGPYICAEWDLGGLPSWLLRDEKMKLRTTYSGFTDAASSFFDQLIRRVVPLQYSQGGPIIAVQVENEYGSYAEDDKYMPFIKEALLSRGITELLLTSDNRNGLKLGAVKGALETLNFQKLDLDVIKYLDEIQPQKPKMVMEYWSGWFDLWGGLHHVYTSEDMIPVVTEILKLDLSINLYMFHGGTNFGFMNGALAVGIPAPKPVITSYDYDAPLSEAGDYTTKYHLLRNLFSRYHTQPLPELPALREKRAYLPVIIQQHLSLWNSLHLTQKPLKSEKPLNMENLPVNNNNGQSYGYTLYETTITGGGLLNSKNNIKDRALVFVDKQFVGVLDYNVQELAVPDGKGRRTLSFLVENCGRVNYGKTLDEQRKGLVGDIELNAHVLRGFTIHSLEMKPSFVNRLETSGHWASVPQRPSFPAFFLARLYVNSSPKDTFIKLPGWSKGVVFLNGKNLGRYWSVGPQQTLYVPGPWLHRGDNQVIVFEEQETDGKIQFTSSPDYGMTVDVQ from the exons ATGTCGTTTTCATCAATGGAACACTCCTCTGTATTAGGAGTTCGTTTATCCCTAAAGCAGCGATATTTTCTCCTCATCCTTATTGCTGCTGCAGTGATCATTACTTATCAGTTTTCAAG GAGCCATCCTGAAGTTGTAAGAATGCACCGTGTAGAGGGTCTGAGGGCCGACTCGTCTCAGTTCACCTTAGAGAAGAGACCGTTACGGATCCTGGGAGGCTCTGTGCATTACTTCAGAGTTCCCAGAGCCTACTGGGAGGACCGACTGCTGAAGATGAAGGCATGTGGCCTCAATACTCTCACCAC GTATGTGCCGTGGAACCTGCACGAGCCAGAGCGAGGGCGGTTTGACTTTGAGGATCAGCTGGATTTAGA GGCTTACCTTCGCCTTGCAGCCAGCTTGGGACTCTGGGTGATTTTGCGTCCTGGACCGTACATCTGTGCTGAATGGGATTTAGGTGGACTACCAAG CTGGCTGCTGCGAGATGAGAAGATGAAACTTAGAACGACCTACTCCGGCTTCACCGATGCGGCCAGCTCCTTCTTTGATCAGCTCATCAGGAGAGTTGTTCCTCTTCAG TACTCCCAGGGCGGCCCCATCATAGCAGTTCAAGTGGAGAACGAATATGGCTCCTATGCTGAAGATGACAAGTACATGCCTTTCATCAAAGAG GCGCTGCTGTCCAGAGGAATCACAGAGCTGCTTCTGACCTCTGACAACAGAAACGGGCTAAAGCTCGGAGCAGTGAAAGGAG CACTGGAAACACTCAATTTTCAGAAACTGGACTTGGATGTCATCAAGTATCTGGATGAAATTCAG CCTCAGAAACCCAAGATGGTGATGGAGTACTGGTCTGGCTGGTTTGATCTCTGGGGTGGCCTTCATCACGTTTACACTTCTGAGG ACATGATACCAGTGGTCACCGAGATTCTGAAGCTGGACTTGTCCATCAATCTCTACATGTTTCATGGAGGGACCAATTTTGGCTTCATGAATGGTGCACTAGCTGTTGGAATACCAGCGCCTAAACCTGTGATAACAAGCTACG ATTACGATGCTCCATTATCCGAGGCTGGGGATTACACCACCAAGTATCATCTTCTGAGGAATTTATTCAGCCGCTACCACA CTCAGCCTCTCCCTGAACTGCCTGCTCTACGAGAGAAGAGAGCatatctgccggtcatcatccagCAGCACCTGTCTCTGTGGAACAGTCTGCATCTAACTCAAAAG CCCTTGAAATCTGAGAAGCCACTGAACATGGAGAACCTCCCTGTGAACAATAACAACGGTCAGTCTTATGGCTACACACTGTATGAGACCACCATCACCGGCGGAGGATTGCTCAACTCAAAGAACAACATCAAAGACAGAGCACTG GTTTTCGTTGACAAACAATTCGTTGGTGTTTTGGACTATAACGTGCAGGAACTTGCAGTACCTGATGGGAAG ggaaggagaactctgAGTTTTCTGGTGGAGAACTGTGGGAGGGTAAATTATGGGAAAACTCTGGATGAGCAACGCAAAG GTCTCGTTGGAGATATTGAGTTGAACGCACACGTCCTTCGAGGCTTCACTATTCATAGTCTAGAGATGAAGCCCAGCTTTGTAAACAG ACTTGAGACTTCAGGACACTGGGCATCTGTTCCCCAGCGGCCCTCCTTTCCAGCCTTTTTTCTGGCCAGACTTTATGTGAACAGCTCTCCTAAAGACACCTTCATCAAACTCCCT GGCTGGAGCAAGGGCGTTGTGTTTCTAAATGGCAAGAACCTGGGACGCTACtggtctgttggtcctcaacaaaCTCTATATGTTCCTGGTCCCTGGCTTCACAGAGGAGACAATCAG GTCATAGTGTTCGAAGAGCAGGAAACTGATGGTAAAATCCAGTTCACCAGCAGCCCTGACTATGGTATGACGGTAGATGTCCAGTGA